The following proteins are encoded in a genomic region of Candidatus Cloacimonadaceae bacterium:
- a CDS encoding response regulator: MPKLICIVDDEDELTQNLRIELTSMRPDWSILTYSNGMQALKEILKGEIDLVVTDIAMPDMDGYELYWRVKDYCSAIPVIMMTGFGYDPNHVLVRAKTNGLKDVLYKPFDVEVLAELINRRLAESPKP; this comes from the coding sequence ATGCCCAAGTTGATTTGCATCGTAGATGACGAAGACGAACTGACCCAGAACCTCAGAATCGAGCTCACGTCCATGCGCCCGGACTGGTCTATCCTCACGTATTCCAATGGGATGCAGGCGCTCAAGGAGATCCTCAAGGGCGAGATCGACCTCGTCGTGACGGATATCGCCATGCCGGATATGGATGGTTATGAGCTCTACTGGCGCGTGAAGGATTATTGCTCCGCCATCCCCGTGATCATGATGACCGGCTTTGGCTATGATCCCAATCACGTGTTGGTGCGTGCCAAAACCAACGGACTCAAAGACGTCCTCTATAAACCCTTCGACGTGGAAGTACTCGCCGAACTCATCAACCGGAGATTGGCGGAAAGTCCGAAACCGTGA
- a CDS encoding SWIM zinc finger family protein: protein MKILDFIEQIPVVILDRAKDYIVSGLTQKLSEAAPGEWVAFVRGTDKYKVQIWLKDEDIIRWHCSCPFDMGDVCKHTAAVAIMLKDILVKAPVISSNCDSAIDASQKSQPAKELMVKLSVAEWQSFAQYLFAHDDGA from the coding sequence ATGAAAATACTGGATTTTATCGAGCAAATCCCGGTTGTTATTCTGGACAGAGCCAAAGATTACATAGTATCCGGTTTGACCCAAAAGCTCTCCGAAGCCGCTCCCGGTGAGTGGGTTGCCTTTGTAAGGGGAACTGATAAATACAAGGTTCAAATCTGGCTTAAGGATGAAGATATCATCAGGTGGCATTGCTCTTGTCCCTTTGATATGGGAGATGTTTGCAAGCATACCGCGGCTGTGGCAATCATGCTGAAAGATATCCTTGTCAAAGCCCCAGTAATTAGCTCGAATTGCGATAGCGCAATCGATGCCAGCCAAAAAAGTCAGCCGGCAAAAGAACTAATGGTAAAGCTTAGTGTCGCGGAATGGCAAAGCTTTGCCCAGTATCTCTTTGCCCATGATGATGGAGCTTAA
- a CDS encoding GyrI-like domain-containing protein encodes MKTMILLSLLLMIFGAALYAEATEEIKLDDPREEKLEAFHVIGLQIKDSMESEEMMKLWMDYFEVRDLIPDRYPEADYGVTYFTEDFDPQTWKGFYYLVGSQVKSLEKIPEPLVGHTVPGGLYLVFEHLGSVASIGKSYDYIFSMYFMDSKYQPLMQEVFERYGERFKHGNDKSVLEIWVPVKRKG; translated from the coding sequence ATGAAGACAATGATACTGCTGAGCCTTTTACTCATGATCTTCGGCGCGGCGCTTTATGCCGAAGCCACCGAAGAGATCAAGCTTGACGATCCCCGCGAAGAGAAACTGGAAGCCTTTCATGTGATCGGTCTGCAAATCAAGGATTCCATGGAATCAGAGGAAATGATGAAGCTTTGGATGGATTATTTCGAGGTTCGTGATCTGATCCCGGATCGCTATCCGGAGGCTGATTATGGCGTCACCTATTTCACCGAGGACTTTGATCCCCAGACCTGGAAAGGTTTCTACTACCTCGTCGGCTCGCAGGTCAAATCCCTCGAAAAGATCCCCGAACCCCTCGTCGGACACACCGTCCCCGGTGGATTATACCTCGTTTTTGAACACCTTGGCTCGGTCGCAAGCATCGGCAAAAGCTATGATTACATATTCTCGATGTATTTCATGGATAGCAAATATCAACCCCTTATGCAGGAAGTTTTCGAACGCTATGGCGAGCGCTTTAAACACGGAAACGACAAATCCGTCCTGGAAATCTGGGTACCGGTCAAGAGAAAAGGCTAA
- a CDS encoding phosphoribosylaminoimidazolesuccinocarboxamide synthase has product MHDHISKLDIVRDNRQGKVRDIYDLGETMLIVTSDRISAFDVVFPDPVPDKGKMLNKIAAHFFKTTAHIVKNHFLSDQVADYPVDFLPFWDYLEGRSMLVKKTRVIPFECIVRGYISGSAWSEYKNTNTVGGMLLPDQMQESQKFIQPLFTPSTKAFGGHDENISYREMLSRLDEKLALFLKDSSLALYSYAHELMMHQNIVVADTKFEFGTIGGEVYLIDEALTPDSSRFWALVDYEIGKSPKSYDKQFVRDYLNQTGWDKQPPAPHLPEDIITKTREKYAQIYKIITGETI; this is encoded by the coding sequence ATGCATGATCATATCAGTAAACTGGACATCGTGAGAGACAACCGGCAAGGCAAAGTGCGCGATATTTATGATCTCGGCGAGACCATGCTGATCGTCACTTCAGACCGCATCTCCGCTTTCGATGTCGTCTTCCCTGATCCGGTTCCGGACAAGGGAAAGATGCTGAACAAGATCGCCGCGCATTTCTTCAAGACTACCGCGCATATCGTCAAAAATCACTTTCTCAGCGACCAAGTTGCGGATTACCCGGTCGATTTTTTACCGTTCTGGGATTATCTGGAAGGACGCAGCATGCTGGTCAAAAAGACCCGCGTGATACCCTTTGAGTGCATCGTGCGCGGATATATCAGCGGCAGTGCCTGGTCGGAATACAAAAATACAAATACGGTAGGCGGCATGCTCCTCCCCGATCAGATGCAGGAAAGCCAGAAGTTTATCCAGCCGCTGTTCACGCCTTCCACCAAAGCGTTCGGGGGGCACGATGAAAACATCAGCTATCGCGAGATGCTGAGCCGCCTGGACGAAAAGCTCGCCCTCTTTCTCAAGGACAGCTCGCTGGCGCTCTATAGCTATGCCCATGAACTAATGATGCATCAAAACATCGTGGTCGCGGACACCAAATTTGAATTTGGCACTATTGGCGGCGAAGTGTATCTCATCGACGAAGCTCTCACCCCGGATTCCTCAAGATTCTGGGCGCTGGTGGATTATGAGATCGGCAAAAGCCCCAAGAGTTATGACAAGCAGTTTGTCCGCGATTATCTGAATCAGACCGGCTGGGACAAACAACCCCCGGCTCCTCATCTACCGGAGGATATCATTACCAAAACCCGAGAAAAATATGCCCAAATCTATAAAATCATCACTGGAGAAACAATCTGA
- the lpxK gene encoding tetraacyldisaccharide 4'-kinase yields the protein MISHRFINRHLLKRSGLSYLLSPLSFLNAFMQTWRRKLIRIGAFQAPCFVISIGNITSGGSGKTPLTIHLAKALTGKGFKVAVSHRGYKGGFEHSPHLISDEDSLLYPASLCGDEAYLIASRLKGIPVAVGRDRKAAISLILGSHPDTQIVIMDDGFQHLKVRRNIDIACFDADTGIGNGLLIPAGYLREPLSALRDAQIIVINRKHPDADISALNSHLRLLGGDIYTCDYRITMGRDFEGNPIPLELIKNKRCILVSGIANPDSLTKSVHSLGIDIREHFAFPDHYSYSGQSSVSDIITYCKDNSIERIVCTEKDIMKLSRHQDIQALLTALVLDLACDDDAALMEDIMKRIENVRVS from the coding sequence GTGATCTCTCACCGTTTCATCAACAGACACCTTTTGAAACGCTCAGGACTTAGCTATCTGCTAAGTCCTTTATCATTTTTAAACGCTTTCATGCAAACCTGGCGCCGCAAGCTGATACGCATCGGAGCTTTTCAAGCGCCCTGCTTTGTTATCAGCATTGGCAATATTACCAGCGGCGGCAGCGGCAAGACTCCTCTGACCATCCATCTGGCAAAAGCGCTGACCGGAAAAGGATTCAAGGTCGCTGTCTCGCATCGCGGATACAAAGGTGGTTTTGAGCATTCACCACATCTGATCTCGGACGAGGATTCGCTGCTCTACCCCGCAAGTCTCTGTGGGGATGAGGCATATCTCATAGCCAGCCGCTTGAAGGGAATTCCCGTAGCCGTCGGTCGAGACCGCAAAGCGGCGATTAGTCTCATCCTCGGTAGCCATCCCGATACCCAGATCGTCATCATGGACGATGGGTTTCAACATCTCAAGGTGCGGCGGAACATCGACATCGCTTGTTTTGATGCGGACACAGGCATCGGCAACGGTTTGCTCATACCTGCCGGTTATCTGCGCGAACCGCTTTCCGCTTTGAGAGACGCCCAGATCATCGTCATTAACCGCAAACACCCCGATGCGGACATCTCCGCGCTGAACAGCCATTTAAGGCTTTTGGGCGGGGATATCTATACCTGTGACTATCGGATCACGATGGGCAGGGATTTTGAAGGCAATCCGATCCCGTTGGAATTGATTAAGAACAAGCGCTGCATCCTCGTTTCCGGCATCGCCAATCCTGATTCACTCACCAAAAGCGTTCACTCACTCGGTATCGATATCCGGGAGCATTTCGCCTTCCCTGATCACTATTCCTACAGTGGTCAGTCATCCGTTTCGGACATCATAACTTATTGTAAAGATAACAGTATAGAGCGCATAGTCTGCACCGAGAAGGATATCATGAAACTGAGCCGACACCAAGACATCCAAGCCCTGCTTACGGCGTTGGTGCTTGATCTGGCTTGCGATGATGACGCTGCGCTAATGGAAGATATCATGAAGAGGATCGAGAATGTACGAGTATCTTGA
- the mnmA gene encoding tRNA 2-thiouridine(34) synthase MnmA has protein sequence MKKVALGMSGGIDSTMSALLLLEQGYEVIGITMAIWDDSIDIKESIKSGCYGPGEIHDLEAAKKACAELGIEHYIIELKEEFSQNVLSYFCDTYLDGKTPNPCVMCNQRMKFGFLPERAKAMGLDFDYFATGHYVRKSYDKALQRWQLHRAADSGKDQSYFLCFLSQKQLSHVIFPLGELTKAEIRELAKRKGFTYLTEKKESQDFLETDDYSVLFEQNAFSEGDIVDLQNNVIGTHKGLIHYTIGQRRNLGISGRSEPWYVLSIDAQANRVVMGPKQYLYRKELSASNVNWLSIAPPETEIKASAKIRLQHDPAPCTVIPLGKNKVRVIFNLEQLSITPGQVVAIYHENTLLGGGIID, from the coding sequence ATGAAAAAAGTGGCGCTTGGCATGAGCGGCGGGATCGATTCCACCATGAGCGCTCTGCTGCTTCTGGAACAAGGATATGAGGTGATCGGTATCACTATGGCGATCTGGGACGACAGCATCGACATCAAGGAATCGATCAAGAGCGGGTGCTATGGACCGGGGGAAATCCATGATCTTGAGGCGGCAAAAAAAGCCTGCGCGGAATTGGGTATCGAGCACTATATCATCGAGCTCAAAGAGGAATTCTCCCAAAACGTGCTCTCCTATTTCTGCGATACCTACTTGGATGGTAAAACCCCCAACCCCTGTGTGATGTGCAACCAACGCATGAAATTTGGCTTCCTGCCGGAAAGGGCAAAAGCGATGGGGCTGGATTTCGACTATTTCGCCACCGGGCACTATGTGCGGAAGAGCTATGACAAGGCATTGCAGCGTTGGCAGTTGCATCGCGCAGCGGATAGCGGCAAGGATCAATCCTATTTCCTTTGTTTCCTGTCTCAAAAGCAGCTTTCGCACGTGATCTTTCCCTTGGGAGAGCTCACCAAGGCGGAGATTCGCGAGCTCGCAAAGCGAAAGGGTTTTACCTATCTGACCGAGAAAAAAGAAAGCCAGGACTTTCTCGAAACGGATGATTATAGTGTGCTATTTGAGCAAAACGCCTTTTCCGAAGGCGATATCGTGGATCTTCAGAACAATGTGATCGGAACGCACAAGGGCTTGATCCACTATACTATCGGACAAAGACGCAACCTTGGAATCAGCGGGCGGAGCGAACCCTGGTATGTGCTTTCCATCGACGCGCAAGCCAACCGCGTCGTCATGGGTCCAAAGCAATACCTTTACCGGAAAGAACTGAGCGCAAGCAACGTGAACTGGCTTTCTATTGCGCCACCGGAAACAGAAATCAAAGCCTCTGCCAAGATACGTTTGCAACACGATCCCGCGCCATGCACGGTCATCCCTTTGGGAAAGAACAAAGTGCGCGTGATCTTCAACCTTGAGCAGCTTTCCATCACTCCCGGTCAGGTTGTGGCAATCTATCATGAAAACACCCTCCTCGGCGGAGGCATCATTGATTGA
- a CDS encoding radical SAM protein encodes MAVTHLKKFFLRRPSMFFCSIRICSLCSQNCLQCSIPSQSDGSFMDPETFGVITARLRKYGTRVLSLTGGEPALHPQLERIFQIAEAANFRSVNLLTNLYYSDALQDKVIGLAIKYHVGIHTSYDGFAEVADKLRGASKVQRTVERAMLMINELRKSGAYQKKPTATVVVSALNIDQLPRIIARLEELDWNINIDLYRWGSANHREEDILKIKDKDQILNAIALIRKAKNLKTPLWYFDGLEKLQHGAMNKQCPYLISPTFGSKFFIHEKGDIHTCMPNAIGNLITSDIEDIFRAGDWKAQQEDFQSCQGCWNTCYTVSSRALSYLHLGTIRQYLGKG; translated from the coding sequence ATGGCGGTAACGCACCTCAAGAAGTTTTTTCTGCGCAGACCATCGATGTTTTTCTGCTCGATCCGGATATGTTCGCTTTGCTCCCAAAACTGTCTGCAATGCAGCATTCCCAGCCAATCCGACGGCTCTTTCATGGATCCCGAAACCTTTGGCGTGATCACTGCCCGGCTCCGCAAATATGGCACGAGGGTTCTTTCCCTCACCGGTGGCGAGCCTGCTCTGCATCCTCAGCTCGAACGGATCTTTCAGATCGCGGAAGCGGCGAACTTCAGATCGGTGAACCTGCTGACCAACCTCTATTATTCCGACGCCTTGCAGGACAAGGTGATCGGTTTGGCGATCAAATATCACGTGGGCATCCACACTTCCTATGATGGCTTCGCAGAGGTCGCGGACAAGCTTCGTGGCGCTTCCAAAGTGCAGCGAACCGTCGAACGCGCCATGCTGATGATCAATGAACTGCGCAAAAGCGGAGCCTATCAAAAGAAACCCACCGCCACCGTCGTGGTCAGCGCTTTGAACATCGATCAATTGCCTCGCATCATAGCGCGATTGGAAGAGCTGGATTGGAACATAAACATCGATCTCTACCGTTGGGGCTCGGCAAATCACCGTGAGGAAGACATCCTGAAGATCAAGGACAAGGACCAAATCCTGAACGCGATCGCCTTGATCCGCAAAGCGAAAAACCTCAAGACTCCGCTCTGGTATTTTGACGGCCTGGAAAAGCTGCAGCACGGAGCGATGAACAAGCAATGCCCCTATCTGATCTCACCCACCTTTGGCAGCAAGTTTTTCATCCACGAAAAAGGTGACATCCACACCTGCATGCCCAATGCCATCGGAAACCTGATCACAAGCGACATCGAGGACATCTTTCGGGCCGGAGACTGGAAAGCGCAACAAGAGGACTTTCAGAGCTGTCAGGGCTGTTGGAACACCTGCTACACCGTCAGCTCCAGAGCTCTCTCCTACTTGCATCTGGGCACCATCAGACAGTATCTGGGCAAAGGATAG
- a CDS encoding RsmE family RNA methyltransferase: MPSYYCPELNQSKPIMGTRISLAGSEAHHLIKVLHARAGDYIKLNSGSGIFAAAVITTLDKHIVEAELTSFESVKRSLPEYAIAFSLLKNKHDELLLEKCTELGASAFFPFTGVNSVRKGSENAIDRFEKIALAAIKQCDNPWLPKVSQALPLKKALEKAIAEGFQPIICSELRPQVWLHHLSFEEIGRPCFVIGPEGGFSIEEYRMFSGSAYQEISLGHLITRAETAAIAIAAQFNAYANQGKTIGTT, translated from the coding sequence ATGCCATCATATTACTGCCCCGAACTGAATCAGTCCAAACCCATAATGGGCACGCGGATCAGTCTCGCAGGTAGCGAAGCGCATCATCTGATCAAGGTCTTGCATGCCAGAGCGGGGGACTATATCAAGTTAAATTCCGGAAGCGGCATCTTTGCGGCAGCGGTGATCACCACTTTGGACAAACACATTGTGGAAGCGGAGTTGACGTCTTTTGAAAGCGTCAAACGCTCCTTACCGGAATATGCCATTGCTTTTTCGCTGCTCAAGAACAAACACGACGAATTGCTTCTCGAAAAGTGCACCGAGCTGGGTGCAAGCGCGTTCTTTCCCTTTACCGGCGTAAATTCAGTGCGCAAGGGATCGGAGAACGCCATTGACCGCTTTGAAAAGATCGCCCTGGCAGCGATCAAGCAATGCGACAATCCCTGGCTGCCAAAGGTCTCTCAGGCATTACCACTGAAAAAGGCGCTTGAAAAAGCGATCGCAGAAGGTTTTCAACCTATTATCTGTTCTGAACTGCGTCCGCAGGTTTGGCTGCATCATTTGTCTTTCGAAGAAATCGGGCGTCCCTGTTTCGTAATCGGTCCCGAGGGCGGTTTTTCAATTGAGGAATATCGGATGTTTTCTGGTTCCGCCTATCAGGAAATATCTTTGGGGCACCTGATCACAAGAGCGGAGACAGCCGCCATCGCCATCGCCGCGCAGTTCAATGCCTACGCAAACCAAGGCAAGACAATCGGCACCACATAA
- a CDS encoding ABC-F family ATP-binding cassette domain-containing protein, translated as MKKKNMSLIQVIDLSLEFGGNYILRNISCTVERNSRIGLIGANGSGKSTLIRLMLGLLQPTEGKVLRAKTCRVAYLPQNMQLEGELRLVDYIKTSRPEIGNLEKQITTLSNRLNLDLSTEQKLAEAVERFTALGGFEWDNEIKYVLESLGIGIGNLEKPLGLFSGGEQTRICLASMLLMPHDVLILDEPTNHLDIAMITWLENYLLKQDKPYLIVSHDRRFLDNTVSSIYLLRDAGLAITKGNYSSFKAADEIARMSMERQYERQQKFLEETRAFIQKNIAGQKTNQAKSRLKMLQRIEIVQKPGSEKRLRLPLNSSSRSGNDVYTLQDVSFGIPGGIELAREVNIRAHFQDRICILGPNGCGKTTLLKILLGEHDISKGLFKTGASLSIGYFDQHQVSLEESLTVMETLWQIVPDATRGYVLSWLARFGFTGDDVEKRVAVLSGGEKSRLYLCVLIHQNPNLLIMDEPTNHLDIGMADSLLDALKAYRGTIIFVSHDRYFLCELADKFWVFCKKANGRNIYTSVEQPDTDAQAAIGLAFAAAEVIKKSPTPREKKRKINPWHLEQIHKNIEAQSSLLEGLNLDLNRIHERLSSPQTYADESSLPSLREAMQRLEEEIREARSHILDLEDQYLSMSYED; from the coding sequence ATGAAGAAAAAAAATATGAGCTTGATACAGGTCATCGATCTTTCTCTGGAATTTGGGGGGAACTACATTTTGCGGAACATTTCCTGCACCGTGGAACGCAACAGTCGCATTGGACTGATCGGCGCCAACGGAAGCGGGAAAAGCACTCTGATCCGCCTGATGCTTGGCTTGCTTCAACCCACTGAAGGAAAGGTGCTGCGTGCCAAAACTTGCCGGGTTGCCTATCTGCCCCAGAATATGCAACTGGAGGGGGAGCTGCGCCTGGTGGACTATATCAAAACCAGCCGCCCGGAGATCGGTAATCTGGAAAAGCAGATCACCACGCTGTCCAACCGGCTCAATCTTGATCTTTCCACCGAACAAAAACTGGCGGAGGCGGTGGAACGTTTCACCGCTCTGGGCGGTTTCGAATGGGACAACGAGATCAAGTATGTGCTTGAGTCCCTTGGTATCGGCATCGGAAACCTTGAAAAGCCTTTGGGCTTGTTTAGCGGCGGAGAGCAAACCAGGATCTGCCTCGCCTCCATGCTTTTGATGCCGCACGACGTATTGATCCTGGATGAGCCCACCAATCATCTGGATATCGCGATGATCACCTGGCTGGAAAACTATCTGCTCAAACAGGACAAACCCTATCTGATCGTCTCTCACGACCGGCGTTTTCTGGATAATACCGTCAGCTCCATCTATCTCCTTCGCGATGCCGGACTTGCCATCACCAAGGGAAACTACAGCTCGTTCAAAGCCGCTGACGAGATTGCCAGGATGAGCATGGAACGTCAATATGAACGCCAGCAGAAGTTTCTGGAAGAGACCCGCGCCTTCATCCAAAAAAACATCGCCGGGCAGAAGACCAATCAGGCAAAATCCAGGCTCAAGATGCTGCAGCGCATCGAGATCGTGCAAAAACCTGGTAGCGAAAAGCGTTTGCGCCTGCCATTGAACAGTTCTTCCCGTAGCGGAAACGACGTTTATACATTGCAGGATGTCTCATTTGGTATTCCGGGCGGGATCGAACTCGCCCGGGAAGTCAATATCCGCGCCCACTTTCAGGACAGGATTTGCATCCTCGGTCCCAATGGCTGCGGCAAAACCACGCTTTTGAAGATTCTATTGGGCGAACACGATATCTCAAAAGGTCTGTTCAAAACCGGAGCCAGCCTGTCGATCGGCTATTTTGACCAACATCAGGTCTCCCTTGAGGAGAGCCTGACGGTGATGGAAACGCTCTGGCAGATCGTTCCGGACGCCACGCGCGGCTATGTGCTATCATGGTTGGCGCGGTTTGGATTCACCGGAGACGACGTGGAAAAAAGAGTAGCTGTTCTCAGCGGCGGCGAAAAATCCCGTCTATATCTTTGCGTGCTGATCCACCAAAATCCCAATCTTTTGATCATGGACGAGCCCACCAATCATCTGGATATCGGTATGGCGGATTCCCTATTAGACGCGCTCAAGGCATATCGGGGCACGATCATCTTCGTCTCTCACGATCGCTATTTCCTCTGTGAACTTGCCGATAAGTTTTGGGTCTTCTGCAAAAAAGCCAACGGCAGAAACATCTATACAAGCGTCGAACAACCTGACACGGACGCGCAAGCCGCCATCGGACTTGCCTTTGCCGCTGCGGAGGTCATAAAAAAATCCCCAACCCCGCGGGAGAAAAAACGCAAGATCAACCCCTGGCATTTGGAACAAATCCACAAAAACATCGAAGCGCAAAGCAGCCTGCTCGAAGGGCTTAATCTGGATCTGAACCGAATCCACGAAAGGCTTTCCTCGCCCCAGACCTATGCGGACGAAAGCAGCCTGCCTTCTCTGCGTGAAGCGATGCAGCGTCTGGAGGAGGAAATCCGTGAAGCGCGAAGCCATATACTTGATCTGGAAGACCAATATTTGAGTATGAGTTATGAAGACTAA
- a CDS encoding 2-hydroxyacyl-CoA dehydratase family protein — MKTKRRVGFTTSFPVEVVFAAGHIPIDLNNIFLTGDSAKHIHHAELKGFPRTICSWIKGNYAAALAANLDEVIGIVQGDCSNGQSLVEMLGEEGMPIRHFSFPPERSQEQMNAEIARLERHFGVSREETLKQKRRLDEIRAKLVCLDEWTWREGIVSGKENHFWLVNSSDFNGDPDRFEEELDAFMREAALRDPLKLKLRVAYLGVPPIYQNLYDTISDLGSGVVFNEVQRQFSMPHLLPDIVDQYIAYTYSYSVFARLKDIIPELKKRKIDVVISYTQSFCHLQIDNILLKKYIDLPFLTLEGDQPEEIDNRTLLRLESFFEVHG; from the coding sequence ATGAAGACTAAACGCCGCGTCGGATTCACCACCTCATTTCCCGTGGAAGTGGTCTTTGCCGCGGGGCACATTCCCATCGATCTAAACAACATCTTTCTCACAGGTGATTCGGCGAAGCACATCCATCATGCCGAACTGAAAGGATTTCCACGCACGATTTGCTCATGGATCAAGGGAAATTATGCCGCCGCGCTTGCCGCCAATCTCGATGAAGTGATCGGGATCGTGCAAGGGGATTGTTCAAACGGGCAGTCTCTGGTTGAAATGCTTGGCGAGGAAGGTATGCCGATCCGGCATTTCTCCTTTCCTCCGGAGCGCTCGCAAGAACAGATGAATGCCGAAATCGCGCGTCTGGAACGGCATTTTGGGGTGAGCCGTGAAGAAACATTAAAGCAAAAACGCCGCCTTGATGAAATCCGCGCCAAGCTCGTATGCCTTGATGAATGGACCTGGAGAGAGGGAATCGTCAGCGGAAAGGAAAACCACTTTTGGTTGGTGAATTCCTCCGATTTCAACGGCGATCCAGACCGCTTTGAGGAAGAGCTGGATGCTTTTATGCGCGAAGCCGCCTTGCGTGATCCCCTCAAGCTCAAGCTGCGGGTTGCCTATCTCGGGGTGCCGCCGATCTACCAAAATCTCTATGACACCATCTCCGATCTGGGCTCCGGCGTCGTCTTCAACGAAGTGCAGCGCCAGTTTTCCATGCCGCATCTCTTGCCGGACATCGTAGACCAATACATCGCATATACATATTCCTACAGCGTATTCGCGCGGCTGAAAGACATCATACCCGAGCTAAAAAAAAGGAAGATCGACGTCGTGATCAGCTACACGCAGTCCTTTTGCCACCTACAGATTGATAACATCCTGCTCAAGAAATACATAGACCTTCCTTTTCTAACCTTGGAAGGCGATCAACCCGAGGAAATCGACAACCGCACATTACTGCGGCTGGAAAGCTTTTTTGAGGTGCACGGATGA